The Tenrec ecaudatus isolate mTenEca1 chromosome 8, mTenEca1.hap1, whole genome shotgun sequence DNA window TCAAATACCCCCGCGAAAGAGAGGCGGAAGGCAGGACTCCGGCGGTGGCGCAACCCACCTCCCAGCGCAGCGCCTCCGCGCGGGGGAAGGGGCGGGGTTTCGCGTGGGAGGAGAGAGCGGCGCGGAGGTGAGTAGGGGAGGGGCTCACCGGATCGCCACGTCACGTGGGAGCAACGTACGTGAGCGACGCACGACACGCAGTGCTGCTGcgccactgcgcatgctcagtccTCGTTGCCGGGGCAGCGGGCCAGGTGCTGCTTGGAGGCTGAGCCTGCGGAGTCTTGTGTGTGCTCTGCCCGATTTAGTTCCCAATCAGTCTCCATCAGATAAGCAGCAGAGCGGGGCGCAAAATAATAATCATCTGCCCAGAAAGCCCGCGGATTCCAAAGGAATGTGAGTAGAATCGGCCCCACAGACGTCGGCGCGATGTCAGACTTCTCTAGTGAGGCCCTGAGTTCTTTTGCTGATGAGGTCAAGAGTTCAGGTTCATTCATACCCTCCACCCATGCCTCTGGGAACAAACCTGAGAGTGGAAAGCGAGCCACAAGTTTGGAACTTCACGGTAAACGGTCTGAACTGGCAGAGTTTAAAATTAATGAAAAGTTACGTAGACAATGGACCAACCTCCCCAAGAGCAAAGAAAGTAACTCTGTACAGAACCAACCAGATACGAAACTTCAAAAAGAAATCACTGTAGCATCAGACCAAGAACTGAAGGCTCTGCAGTCTTTCTGCACAGTTAAGATAAACCTGATCTATCACAGAGGCAACCCTAAGGAGGTAAAAGGCAGCAGAAGCAAAAAGATGCCACTTAGACTGGATGGAGAGCGCCCAGAGATGGATGCACAGAAATGTACTGTTCCTGCCGAGATTGTGAACAgaatctattttaaaaatgtcAGGGCAACTCTAAAAGAGGTCTCAACGGTGAAGCAACACATTTCTTCGGAGTGCCACAATTGTAACAGAAAAAGGGCGGAACTGGCTCAATCTGCTTTCCTAAGGCAAAAGAAGACTTTCCTGGAATCGCTTTTACTGCAACAGAAAATAGACGAGCATCTTCACACCAGAGATTTTCTCACCTTGATTGGAGAAACTCACAAGTGCCTTCCAAGACTTTCAGATGACCCGGGACTAATCTGGAAAAGACTGAGGGAGAAAAGTCTCATTGGATGCGCCAGTTTTGAAAAGCCAGCCACCCAGCTGGTGTAGGCGGATGGAACTAACAACCGCCACATTCACCGTTTTGTCTAGGACTTCACAAGCCACTTAACCTAATGAAAGCATTGTTTACTAACGGCAGCCTGTTGTGTGGTTATGTGTATGTAGTATGCAATGTATTCTTGGTATGTATTTGAATAATTACCAGCACTTCTGAAGTCATTTTGGAAATTAAGACTTGGTTTTGCTTCTTTCACGgatctgaaggcaaagaacaaTCTatcctctctctatatatatatatatattttttctctatatatatatattttaacatcTATAAAGGATACTTTGTAGTTGGAGCAGTTAAAAAGCTTTATGCAACAATCCTGGAGAGAGGTGGTAGTTTGGACTGGattaggtcacagggaaagaaccgCAGAGATGTAAGGGATAATTTGGAGGCAATAATTGATACTCCTTGGTGATCCAAAGGAtattaacatttaattaaaaggaaaatgcttacaatgctactAGATTTCTtccttgggcacttggactaatgatCATTGATACCATTACCACAGGGACACTGGAAGAGCACCATGTTTGATGGCAGTGATCATGAATGGGATTACTTGGGGGAATTTATGGAGTTGCAACCGATAACAACATCAGTTCTGAAGTATATTTGAAACACCTGGGGAATGGTTGAAGAaaatttgattgttttgttttcagtttggAGGAAACCTGTAGCCTAGTGGTTTTAAGTACTAGGACTGGAGAAATGGTTGGTTCATATTTGTCAATTGAAGCCATAAATACGGTGAGCTAATctggaggtgaggggagaagaagACAATCAGCTAGGGCTAGCTCCTGCGGAATTCTAACAGTGGTGGAGAACAAACTAGCAGTGGTGGCTGAGAGGAAAATCAGGACTGTAGTGTTTTAGAAGCCAAGAAGAACGTTTCAAGAAGGAGCGGTTGCTTAAGTGCATCAGTGCAACTGAGTGGTCACATTGGTTTAATCATTTAGTCCTATTGACCGAGCAATAGCTGTTTGACTTACAGTCATGGGCAGAGTACATTACATAATAAGTGCTTCAAGGAAGTTAAAGATGTAAGTATCGACTGCTTATGGAAAGATTAGCTGTGGACGGGGGAGAGGGCTACAGGAGTAGATATCAAGAAAGAACAAATTCTCTGGAAAGTCATTTTGGTCGTGGGGATTTTATGAAAATTTACCTGTTCATCCTAATTTTCATTATGATTAACAGTATTATTCCTCAGAGAAaatcatgatatttttcaaagacaATTATTTTGGAAAATATTAGACTTCAGAAAAATTGTATTGATTATTTCTCTACCCAAATAAAAATGCTGGGAATTAACAGAATTACCTACACATTAttttttctccttaaattatCTGAGCAACAAAGTTCTTTGCAAAAATTTTACATAAAACGGTCTATTATATTCCAATATTACCTTATTTTTTTGCCATTGACTAGATTCTGACTGAGAAACCctaataggactgagtagaattgcTCATAGGGCTTGTTAACTGCAACTTTTACAGGTACCACATCTTATTTGAAGACCCACACTTTGCCATGTGCGTTCTTAGACAACTGTTAGGATATTGAATTGTCTTACACAATGTATGTGTTGTAATTCCTAATTTCTATGAATAGGTTTACTGAGCCTTGTTGGTATGTGGGTTACTCTTTGGActcctaactgcaaagtcagcagtttgaaaccactggaagatgaagctttctgtccccataaaagacagacagtcttagaaacccacatgggccatGATACTCTGTGCTTtggggtcgctgtaagtcagagCTGGTTGAATGGCAGAAGGAAGGCGATGCCTGAGTTTATTAGGATGCTGTGTTTACATTCCATCGCATTGTGCAATGGGCTGCGTTGTTATGTGAAGCAGACAGGACTAGTGTTGGATGTGTCTTGAGTCCATCTCTTTAGATATAAGAGTTTAAGAAAATTTTattatgatcccaagtctaccttgtaaacctggttagaccagaggatgcacagcagtacagatgggatctgggaacacagggaacctaggacagatgaacccctcagaaccaacattgagagtggcgacactgggagggaagggggtgtaaaaaggaggaaccgatcatggggatctacatataatcccctctctggggaatgggcaacaggaaagtgggtgaagggagacaccaggcagtgtaagattagataaaataataatttataaattattaagggttcatgagggagcggggaaggagggggagggaaaaaaggaaaatgagcttgattccaggaacccaagcgcaggtgaattttgagaatgataaaggcaatgaatgtataagtgtgctttacacaattgatgtatgtctggattgtgataagagttatatgagccccaataaaatgatttaatttttaaaaatgagtttaaGCAAGGAATTGAAGAAGAGGGATGTGGCACGACTGATCCCAAGGAACCTAGAGAGAGATCTTTGTGGAACCAGGCACCCGCAGCTGAACAAACTAGTACCTTCCTCCAGAGTtatcagagagaaacttcccctgTGCCAGCTCTCTGACTTCAAACTTCTAATCTCCTGTGAGATCTTTCACAACAGTGGGTGCAGATAGTGAGTCATGTGACGACAGTGCAGTTCggggcagtgttgcattctgttgtacatagataggGCCCTTATGAGTTGAAAGTCACCAGGCAGCACCTAACACTAGCTAACTCTGAGAAGAGATATATATTGTGTGTGAAAGCCATTCACTTGTGGTCATTTCTATTACGCATCATTAAATGACTAAGCAACTCAACATTTGCAATCAGCTGGTAGCCTACAGGTCGACGTTTAAACCTCTCCAGTGACCCCATGGATGGAGACCTGGTGATCCGCTTCTCTGAAGCTTAAACCCACACTGGCAGACGGACACTGTAGGCTTTCTGAGGCGATCAGTCTTTCTTTGTAAGAGTAGatcacctcatcttttccctctggagcagctgatgcgtttgaaccaccaacctttccttagcagtccaatgcttaccaaaCAACACCAAGAAAATTGTAAGGAACATTTCGTCGTTGTAACTTATGGGGTTGTCATTCTTGAATTTAAATATTCAGACTTCACTAGAAGAGTTGCTGTTCTCTTAGCTCTCTTATTAATTGTGCGTCCATGTAATGTAGACATTTGTTGAACTCAGATGTTCTACGCTGCCTTTGCCAGCAAGTGGACTCTTCAACCAGCCTGAAATCTCACCTTTTTTGGTATCTTACCCACAAAACATTGCCTAATCAGAATTAATGGTGGTAGCCTGTATTTTTGTTATAGCACTGTCTTAATTAATGTGCTTTTCATGTTCCTTGATTGTCGACAGCTCAAGATCAGAGACACTATTGTATACAATATCCAAAGTACTGAGCACAGTGCGTAACCCTTTATGGTGTGCAATAAAAGTTTTATGGGTGAAAAAAATAGGCGTGTCTAACCAATGATCTCAGATTTAAAGCTATCTTTTGCACTAAAAGAATATAATCTGCTAGCAGATTGTTATTTGTCAAAGTCTTCACTTTGTATAGCTGTTTTCTGTAATGTTTCTCATCTCTTCTGGACGCAATTTCctttaaatgtatatatgtaatttttttcttagtgATAAATTAGTAAATCAGGGAAAACATTTTTGTGTGAGATCATTCCAGTAAATATACAGCTAATGAACACAATATTCATATTAAGAATTAATTTTATATAATAGTTCTTTATAATTCACATAGAAAAAAGAATTCTGTTTGAAttgttaattaaaaataatttctggattaaaaaattatttgaagACATTCGGCAGTCAAGCTTGAAAGTATTGTGTGTGTACTTAAACTCAGAAAGAATAGATTGTTTCTTGGTGGGTGTGGGGCATCAGGAACTCAGAAgtgtggaatttcattttgctttatatatatttttaacaattcagtggtttaaatgtATTAAAAAGTTATGTCATCATCATTACAgtcaagtttagaacattttcttcattcttgtactcattattagaccCCACTACCCCTCAACATcccctaaggaactattaatcaaGTTAGTGTCTTTACAGATTTACTTATCTTGGGTTACATAaagaaatcatattttaaaaaacacgaacaacaaaataaacaaaacctcaatccaagagaaagcagaagataatcgAAACCAGGACGAAttaaaaaatgggtcaaaagggaaaagcaAATGATAATATAATAAgttttaacctaattatatctACAGTAATACGCTTTCTAAGGCACCTTGCCTGAGGCCTAActattcacacccctggttcaTAGTCCAAGGGGGTTTGACACAGGCCGAACCTGATGAGGGGCTCTGCAGATGGATTCGGGCCATCCACGGTCGTGCATGACCTTTTGCAAACGgtgttcaaaatttaagctctaatacatttctctttctctacttggattttgttatttacaaccCTCAGATCATAACAGACTGGGATGATTGCTGCGTGTTCTAAAGACAAGCATTTAAGAGTCAAAAATGCTAGAAATAGGTTATTTTATTGTAAGATTTTTATGGTTGCACCCAAGATATTTCAGTTCAGCTGAAACGAAAAAGTCCCTCAGATCAGGTGTTAAGAGATCACGTATTTTCCCAATGCGCTAAAAATGTAGCTGATAATGCCCCAGTATTTAAATATGCAATTTGAATAATATAATAGATTAGACAATGTTATCTATGTCACTCTCTCGATTATGTTTTGTGATCTAGATTTTCATTACAATTCTATGTGCAAAGCAAGCATGCATTTCACATACTGACGCAATAAAACAACCTTTGCAACAGAAGGAGATGCTATACCAGGATGAAAGAAAAGCAAATTCAGTCCTTGACGTCTGATTCACTTAAATTCTAGGAATGTTTAGGACACCCATTTCTGAATACCTCCAATTTAAACATGTGAGTTTATTTCATGATGAAGCCTAATTTAGTAACTTGACTGGGTCTGCAGCAACCAGCTGATTATGTTGCAAGAGATAAAAGAAAGATTGTGACTCTAAGTGGGTGTGGGCCGTCCCCCATTCAGTCTGCAACTGCCAGTTAAAGAACACAGAAATAGTTAAACTGGGAAACAAAATATGATCGTTTCACTTCTGTTGTAGGTGAGTATCCTTTTTCAGCAGACTCAGATTACATTGGAAACTGCTTCTAAAATTGTTTTTCATAATGGCACATTCTTAAGATCTAATTTTCATGAACCCACTGTTGATTGAGGTTTAAGTGAAGtttaagagagagtgtgtgtaatcATCTCACCAAAAATTTGCTTCAGCTACTGAGCCTCATGGTGCCACCCACATGGTAGGAGGACAGGGAGAGATTTACCACTTTCATGGGAGGCTTTCCGTGGAGAACAGGGAACGTTTCCAAGCAGGTTCAAAAGGAGAACTGTAGATGGATAGGGCTATTACTGTAATTAGGAAGTGGGGCTGGCTTTTTAGATTCCTACAGGGTCAACTTCACACTCATGAGTTGTGCTGAGCCTCTAGGAAGCACGGGTGGAGGCTGCAGAAGCCTTTGAAATGAAGGATTCTCTTGGGGAAGGGCGTGGGCAGGAGAGCACTCAGGAGTGCCTGTTGAATTGCAAAGTTAACAGATGTTAGCAAATGAGATTCGAAATACCTTTTTCAATAAAGAAGTAAGCAATCAACTACCATATTGTTAATGGTGCCTGATTTATCTTTGTGTGgaacatgatcaagaaccaatggcattgaTAGAAGAAACCCAAATGGCACTGAAGTCATTGGCAAAGAACAAGAgctcaggaattgacagaataccttTTGATATTAGATGCAACACTAGAAGTGGTCAATTATCTATGCCCCAAggatggaagacagctacctggataCAACCTGTTGactgagattcatatatgtgttcATTCAAAGGAAAGGTCATCCAGTAGAATGTGTACTAATTATCCAACCTTATCCTTAAGATCACACACAGTGAAGTTTTATGGGAAGTAATATTTTCCAGTAAGTAATTAGAAAAAGATTTAAGCAGCATATGCACAAAGAACTGCCGGaacttcaagctggattcagaagaggctttgagacaagggatattattgctggtgtcagatgaatcttgcctgaaagcGGACAATACCAAAAAGCTGTTGCCTGTGACATCGACCTATGAGAAGACATTTGATAGTATGAATCCCCACAAATTATGGATGGCATTgcaaaagggaattccagaacactcagtTGTGCTCACATAGAAGCCATGTCGGCAACAGGAGAGGAAGATCCCCAACAAGAAggactggcacagtggttgtAACAACAAGATCAAACAGAGTAACGCTTTTGAGGATAGTGCAAGAGTGCACAGTGTTTTCCTTGTGCTGTTTGATTTTCTGTCTTTGGACcttggggtcactgagtcaaggccaactcaagggcacctaacaacaagagaaGCTTTTCTCCGAGAAGTCCCCATTAAAGTGTACCGTTTTATCA harbors:
- the C8H8orf48 gene encoding uncharacterized protein C8orf48 homolog, with translation MSDFSSEALSSFADEVKSSGSFIPSTHASGNKPESGKRATSLELHGKRSELAEFKINEKLRRQWTNLPKSKESNSVQNQPDTKLQKEITVASDQELKALQSFCTVKINLIYHRGNPKEVKGSRSKKMPLRLDGERPEMDAQKCTVPAEIVNRIYFKNVRATLKEVSTVKQHISSECHNCNRKRAELAQSAFLRQKKTFLESLLLQQKIDEHLHTRDFLTLIGETHKCLPRLSDDPGLIWKRLREKSLIGCASFEKPATQLV